The Armatimonadota bacterium DNA segment CTCGGGTACAGGCGTGGGGACGGAGATTGTTTCCTGCATCGGAAACTGCCTGCGCGGGTCGATGCTCCAGCCGATGTACACCGAGATATTGCCCGCCGCACCCTCGCTGGCTTCGATTTCGGCGAGACGTCGCCCCGCCTCGCCGATTAAGCCCATGATTTCCGTCAGGGTGGGAAAAGGTGGTGATACTGGCATAGCGCGTTACCTCACGCAAACCTGCCTAACCTTTTGTAGAAAGCCGTCTCCCAGCCGGTGAGGTCGCCGTCTACCGCCACGGCGACGCCCAATTCCCGTGCCGTTTCCTCTACACCCGGGTCTATTTGCTCCCCCCCTACCGCAGGAACACACGGCAATCCCGCTTTGCTCAACAGGTCGGCGCGACGGCTGGCGCGAGTGACATCGTTGCGCTCGATGCGTCCCGAGACTTCCATCAGCAGGTACACCTCCTGTTGTGGATCCGAGCGCAGTCTCGCTTGAAAAATCAGGTCGGCGCGGGACACGTCCTTAACCTCTTCTCGGGTCAACTTGGCGGTAATCGTCTCGTAGATTTGCTCGGGGTCGGCGCGTCTGATGCTGCGCAGGTATGTGCCGAAGTAGGCGTAAGCCCACTTCGCGTAGTTCTCTTCCAGCCGCCAGCCTACCAGTCGCCCCAAACGGTCTTCGATACGCTGTAGCCTCTGCTCTGCCAGCACCTGCCACTCGGTCAGGCGGCGAATAGACTCGGCAGTCTCCTCCGCCAGATCCTTGACGGTCTGTCGCAGTTCGGCAACGGATGCGCGCAGTTCGGCGACCGAGGCGCGTAACTCCTCTTGCCCCTGTGCCAGCGCAGCAACCGTCTGGCGCAGACCGTTGACCGCCTCTACCAGCTGTTCCACCACCCGTTCCAGCCGGGCAATGCGTTCTGACTGCTCCGCTTGGGCAGCAGCCAGCTGCTCCACGCGCAGCGGAAGGGCGAGGAACTCTTGAGGCAGCAGCGCAGCCAGCAGCCTGCGGCGGACATCGTCGTCGTTGCGCAGACGCTCTATCAGCGCATCGATATCTATCGGTTCAGAGGTCATCATGTGCGTTCTTCCTACGCCATTATACCACTACAGACGGTTGTCTGCCAGCTCGCCGACAAAGCCCCACAGGTGCCCTTCCACCGCGCGCACGCGCACGGTCTGACCGATCAGCTCACGCGAACCCTCGAAGTTCACCGTCTTGTTCTGTCGGGTCAACCCGGTCAGTTTGGTGGGGTCTTTGGGGCTGGGACCCTCTACCAGCACTTCATACACGTTGCCTACCTGCGACTGATTAATCTCGCAGGTGATGCGGTTTTGCAGCTCGATCAGCCTCTGCAGTCGCTCCATCTTCACCGCGCGAGGTATCTGGTCTTCACGCTCGGCGGCTTTGGTGCCGGGGCGCGGGCTGTAGGCGAACATAAAGGCGGAGTCGAAGCGGATGCGCTCTACGAACTGCAGGGTGTGTTCGAACTGTTCCTCCGTTTCGCCCGGAAAGCCGATCATCAGGTCGGTGGTGATGGCGATGTCAGGCATGGCGGAGCGCAGTTTATGCACGATGGATTGGTACTGCTCCACGGTGTAGCCTCGTTTCATCTCGCGCAGCAGGTCGTTGTCCGCTACTTGCAAGGGCAGGTGCACATGCTCGCACACCTTGGGCAGCTCTGCCATGGTCTCGATGAGTTCGTCGGTGAAGTCGCGCGGGTAGGGCGAGGTGAATCGGATGCGCTCGATGCCCGGAATGTCGTTAATCAGGCGCAAGAGTTTGGCGAAAGGAACCTTCCCCTCCAGCAGGTTCTTGCCGTAGGAGTTCACCGTCTGCCCCAGCAGGGTGACCTCTTTGGTGCCGTGCTCGGCAAGGTAACGGATTTCCTGCAAGATGTCTTCTGTGGGGCGGCTGCGCTCGCGCCCGCGCGTCAGCGGTACCACGCAGAAGGTGCAGAACTTGTCACAGCCGTACATGATGGGCACGAAGGCGCGCAGCTTGGGCTTGCGCTGGGTGATGCGCTGCGGGATGTCGGTGACGATAGCCCCTTTGCGAGGGGGCAGCTCCAGCGCAGTCATCAGCTTGCGGGAACGACGCACCTCCTGCACCAGTTCGGGGATGCGCGCGATGTTCGCCGTGCCGACGATGAAATCCACAT contains these protein-coding regions:
- the miaB gene encoding tRNA-2-methylthio-N(6)-dimethylallyladenosine synthase; this translates as MSQVLEKTRPGYKIYTWGCQMNEEDSEQMGLYLERLGYRPVQEDEEAEVILLNTCSVRRKPEDKVFSLLGELRKWKERHPNGILGVCGCMVQVRSEELRKEAPHVDFIVGTANIARIPELVQEVRRSRKLMTALELPPRKGAIVTDIPQRITQRKPKLRAFVPIMYGCDKFCTFCVVPLTRGRERSRPTEDILQEIRYLAEHGTKEVTLLGQTVNSYGKNLLEGKVPFAKLLRLINDIPGIERIRFTSPYPRDFTDELIETMAELPKVCEHVHLPLQVADNDLLREMKRGYTVEQYQSIVHKLRSAMPDIAITTDLMIGFPGETEEQFEHTLQFVERIRFDSAFMFAYSPRPGTKAAEREDQIPRAVKMERLQRLIELQNRITCEINQSQVGNVYEVLVEGPSPKDPTKLTGLTRQNKTVNFEGSRELIGQTVRVRAVEGHLWGFVGELADNRL